The genome window GCCCTCGGGCGCCGCAGGCGGGGCGATGCTGCGCTGGCTGTCTTCCTGGACCTCCAGTTGGCGCACCTCGTCCTCCAACTGGGTCTGGAACTCGCTGGAGGCGCGCTTGAACTCGCCCAGCGCCTTGCCGATCTGGCGGCCGATCTCCGGCAGCCGCCGCGGCCCGAACAGCAGCAGCGCCAGCAGGCCCAGAAACAGCATCTCCGGGAAGCCAAGATTCATGCGGAAATGATAGCAGCTCCGAGCCACCAGCGGTTAGGGTGCCCCACCCTTTCGCCCGCTCTTGGCGAAGGGTGGGGACTTCTCCGCGCGCGACCGGTGACGCGAAGATCACCCGAAGGTAACCGCCCGGTTTCACTCGCCCGTCGCCCCTCATCCCTCGCCCCTGACTTTTGCTATACTGATTTCAATCTCACATGGCTCGACGGGAAACCCGTTCCGGGTGGCCGTCGCGTCGCAAGGACACGGACACGATGGCCGTCAGTTCTCGCCGCTCGCTCTTCTCGGTTGTTCTGGTACTTCTGGTTTTCGGCCTGCTCGGAGGCCTGTTCGGACAGAAGCTCGACCGCGGCCTCCCCGGCGGCGACAGCGACGTCCAGGACAGCCTGCGCTCCTTTAGCCAGGTCTACACCCTGGTG of Terriglobales bacterium contains these proteins:
- a CDS encoding twin-arginine translocase TatA/TatE family subunit; protein product: MNLGFPEMLFLGLLALLLFGPRRLPEIGRQIGKALGEFKRASSEFQTQLEDEVRQLEVQEDSQRSIAPPAAPEGSIAQTAAPSPASASPVSTGPASSPPLPASSGANGGGDANRGDGANGA